In Porites lutea chromosome 9, jaPorLute2.1, whole genome shotgun sequence, a single window of DNA contains:
- the LOC140947509 gene encoding uncharacterized protein translates to MQVLKELKEVGELTTRKIARERNLAVKKSSCLYRLDPFLDENGVIRVGGRVRRANLPFATKHPVILPRKSHITDLLIRFWHAKVNHMGRGITQNELRQRGYWVVGGSSAVSNCISKCVTCRKMRGPLQIQKMADLPVDRVEPSAPFSYCAVDFFGPFPIKEKRSEVKRYGVIFTCMASRGVHLETANSLSTSSFINALSRFLNRRGPVRQLRCDQGTNFVGARNELKAALEELDQNRVQEYLVENGCDWIPFQMNVPHASHMGGTWERLIRTVRSALETLLLSAGTQLDDEAFRTFMTEAECIVNSRPLSTNDLNDPEAPEPLTPSHLLTLKAKVVLPPPGRFQRADLYSRKWWRRVQYLANEFWLRWRREFLHSLQARNKWMYPKRNLSVGDVVVSKEDEGPRNQWPLARVVEVYPSEDGCIRKVKIVKADGELDNQGRRRKPSTFLDRPIHKLVLLVPSADEADVGDSSRETEEFPNEEPTTQ, encoded by the coding sequence ATGCAAGTTTTAAAGGAACTTAAGGAAGTTGGAGAGCTTACTACTAGAAAGATCGCAAGAGAAAGAAATCTAGCCGTCAAGAAGTCTAGTTGCTTATATCGTTTGGATCCATTTCTCGATGAAAACGGTGTTATCCGCGTTGGTGGCCGCGTGAGACGAGCTAACCTTCCATTTGCAACGAAGCATCCTGTGATACTTCCTCGTAAAAGTCATATTACAGATTTGCTGATTCGATTCTGGCATGCCAAAGTGAACCACATGGGACGAGGTATCACCCAAAATGAGTTGCGCCAGAGAGGCTACTGGGTTGTTGGTGGATCGTCAGCAGTGTCAAATTGTATTTCCAAGTGTGTTACATGCAGAAAAATGCGCGGCCCCCTGCAAATTCAGAAGATGGCCGATTTGCCTGTGGATCGAGTTGAACCTTCGGCCCCCTTCTCGTATTGTGCTGTAGATTTCTTTGGACCTTTCCCGATCAAGGAAAAGAGGAGTGAAGTTAAACGTTACGGAGTTATTTTTACCTGTATGGCCAGCAGAGGTGTACACTTGGAGACAGCCAACTCGTTAAGTACCAGTTCCTTCATCAACGCACTTAGTCGCTTCCTCAACCGACGCGGTCCAGTCAGACAGCTCCGCTGTGATCAGGGTACAAACTTTGTAGGAGCGAGGAATGAGCTAAAAGCTGCCTTAGAAGAACTGGATCAGAACCGGGTGCAAGAGTACTTAGTGGAGAACGGATGTGATTGGATACCATTTCAGATGAATGTACCTCATGCCAGCCACATGGGTGGCACATGGGAAAGGTTAATCCGAACTGTTCGTAGTGCACTGGAGACGTTACTTCTGAGCGCTGGCACACAGTTGGACGACGAAGCGTTCAGAACCTTCATGACTGAAGCAGAGTGTATTGTTAATTCCAGACCCTTGTCTACGAACGACTTAAATGACCCAGAGGCACCAGAACCACTTACGCCCAGTCATTTACTTACCTTGAAAGCTAAAGTTGTACTTCCACCGCCTGGAAGGTTCCAGCGAGCAGATCTATATTCCCGCAAGTGGTGGCGCCGAGTACAATATCTCGCGAACGAATTTTGGCTTAGATGGCGCCGTGAGTTTCTTCATAGCCTGCAGGCTCGTAACAAGTGGATGTATCCAAAGCGAAATCTATCAGTTGGAGATGTAGTCGTATCCAAGGAAGACGAAGGACCACGTAACCAATGGCCACTCGCTAGAGTCGTAGAAGTCTACCCTAGCGAAGACGGATGTatcagaaaagtcaaaattgtgaAAGCTGATGGAGAACTTGACAACCAAGGCAGACGTCGAAAGCCATCTACGTTCCTGGATAGACCAATCCACAAATTAGTCTTACTGGTACCCTCTGCAGATGAAGCGGATGTTGGTGATAGCAGCAGGGAGACCGAGGAATTCCCCAACGAGGAGCCAACTACTCAGTGA
- the LOC140947846 gene encoding QRFP-like peptide receptor: MDNSSHIGNEPCSQVVSIVFTTVLAIISLAAFIGNILVMTVVYKTPSLRTRTNYYYVNMAVSDFLSSLTLWPLYLTDEIITQRGSLIKGPMATVGCKVGVYVRVVSTSVSILSLVLIATDRYFAIVFPLKTSILLSRRVRITALVATWVLSMGYCFPMIYFSKVEDVGKERFCRFAWNDTGALIIYYVSGISVFNVAPLIAILILYSRIMQALRKKINSGPLSGNTNSEGKRCKQLQHIMKIFKSIVIAYSACFFLFCVYLILKMTFPEIFIKDKCKWILGFSYFVLPLLSTAMNPVILFCFSSNFRHALQTLWPFRRTSFCCSCFKGRKAEDLIRQNEHVELQSI, translated from the coding sequence ATGGATAACTCAAGCCACATTGGAAACGAGCCTTGCTCTCAGGTGGTTTCTATTGTCTTCACAACAGTGTTGGCTATAATTAGTTTGGCTGCGTTTATTGGCAACATTTTAGTGATGACAGTGGTTTACAAGACCCCAAGCCTTAGAACAAGAACCAACTACTATTACGTCAACATGGCGGTGTCAGATTTCCTTTCTAGTCTTACATTATGGCCACTGTACCTCACTGACGAGATAATAACACAGCGAGGAAGCCTGATTAAAGGTCCAATGGCCACTGTTGGGTGTAAAGTTGGGGTGTACGTGAGGGTAGTCTCCACCTCAGTCTCTATTCTCAGTTTGGTGTTGATTGCAACCGACAGATACTTTGCTATTGTATTTCCCCTAAAAACTTCAATTCTACTGTCAAGAAGAGTTAGAATAACTGCGCTAGTAGCAACGTGGGTATTATCGATGGGCTATTGCTTCCCTATGATATATTTCTCTAAAGTGGAAGACGTGGGAAAAGAGCGTTTCTGCAGATTTGCATGGAACGATACTGGTGCTCTTATAATCTATTACGTCAGTGGAATTTCTGTGTTTAATGTTGCGCCTCTAATTGCGATTCTGATTTTGTATTCTCGTATTATGCAagcattaagaaaaaaaattaattcaggaCCCCTTTCTGGAAACACAAATTCAGAAGGCAAAAGATGCAAGCAATTGCAACACATTatgaaaatattcaaatcaatTGTGATAGCCTATTCTGcttgcttttttctattttgcgTTTATTTGATTTTAAAGATGACTTTCCCTGAAATTTTCATCAAGGATAAATGTAAGTGGATTCTTGGCTTTTCCTATTTTGTTCTTCCGTTGCTCAGCACAGCAATGAACCCAGTCATTCTTTTCTGTTTTAGTTCCAATTTCCGTCACGCCTTGCAAACCTTGTGGCCATTTCGGCGAACCAGTTTCTGTTGTTCATGTTTTAAGGGAAGAAAGGCAGAAGACCTAATTAGACAAAACGAACACGTGGAACTACAGTCCATATAA
- the LOC140949103 gene encoding substance-K receptor-like — MNNSSSYGFEHLSECSSLDSTILTSTISIVSIVAFVGSTLVILTFLLSPTLKTSTNYFIVNMAISDLLSSSTNWPLYATEGVQYSKPAIDGSTAIFVCKLGLFFRAVSQAVSVQSLLLIVVDRYIAIVLPFKSILVTARLRTALQLFTWVFALSIASPYASSIQIIQENYQTYCRSFASWGKKKQFIFYVVGFAVFYCVPLISTIILHSRIMKCLRHTRPVEAEEEEHTRIRMRNMQQNKTVMKVFVWIVSAFFICWTPLCVHIVLQKLFTSSRLTKDSCMIFVSLFFYIFPSLSTIVNPIILFAYSSRFSSALRNLFACFTCGPCLCCRDRRIVPNSNL, encoded by the coding sequence ATGAACAACTCCAGTTCTTATGGTTTTGAGCACCTTTCGGAATGTTCTTCCTTAGATTCCACCATACTTACATCCACTATTTCAATTGTTAGTATTGTGGCATTCGTCGGCAGCACCCTGGTGATACTAACTTTTCTACTCAGCCCCACCCTAAAGACAAGCACGAACTATTTCATCGTCAACATGGCTATTTCTGATCTTCTGTCATCCTCCACAAATTGGCCCCTCTATGCAACTGAAGGAGTCCAATACAGCAAACCTGCGATAGATGGCTCAACGGCTATCTTTGTTTGTAAACTGGGCCTTTTCTTCAGAGCTGTGTCTCAGGCTGTCTCAGTTCAAAGCCTGTTACTAATCGTTGTAGACAGATACATAGCTATCGTACTCCCGTTTAAGTCTATTTTAGTCACAGCTCGACTCAGAACTGCTCTCCAGTTATTCACTTGGGTGTTTGCGTTATCAATAGCTTCACCATATGCATCGTCTATTCAAATTattcaagaaaattatcaaacgtATTGTCGGAGTTTCGCTTCTTGGGGCAAGAAGAAGCAATTTATCTTTTACGTGGTAGGATTTGCAGTATTCTACTGTGTTCCACTTATTTCCACGATTATCCTCCATTCAAGAATCATGAAATGCTTGAGACATACAAGACCAGTAGAGGCTGAAGAAGAGGAACATACAAGAATACGAATGAGAAACATGCAACAGAACAAAACTGTCATGAAAGTGTTTGTCTGGATTGTGAGTGCCTTTTTCATCTGCTGGACTCCGCTTTGCGTACATATTGTACTCCAAAAGCTATTTACATCTTCGCGTCTTACTAAAGATTCGTGCATGATTTTTGTCAGtttgtttttctacatttttcccTCCTTAAGCACAATAGTTAATCCCATAATTCTTTTTGCGTATAGTTCACGATTCTCGAGTGCTTTGCGAAACCTGTTCGC
- the LOC140949101 gene encoding uncharacterized protein gives MSVNKEARPEDQVNVALEEETDESRKRFLTEKGYTYQLNLKTSNLKTKKCELVKRMRGTLLKRGQSTKLVEFKKEFSEAQILYCEFQDMVEEIKVFANPDENVENIERMVDQVGREWSNFECDIRSEIKFLEFVEHHVDDSISEASKRSSRASKKSSRSKISSNDNVEEDRFQLQKEEAALKAKLAYIEKERLLRLEHRKTELTKLEQERKLEELRLQSELAQNQAKLNVCMSADKVELFDDQDLNSIPPADKVKDMDKFLNSIPVTSKSDLSPGQQEPIYSSTQLSGAQPTFSLPRVENGVHSTLSPSATPFQPHSVVLEKCMDKLVETSSMLVAATMEQNLVNRQLAISGQLPKISIPVFSGDPLEYPTWNSSFSALIDSKPMDAQTKLNFLHQYISGKPKQVVDQYMLIGTEDAYQSARKLLKERYGNCNVVGTAFMNKLENWPKIGVRDAEALRDLSDFLQKIIAARETTPSLAVLDFAKENVKTLNKLPFQIQNKWRGIVQQCRVSKGNGTYPTFSEFASFVKECAERANIPELEELSKTKEFVRPRGPFRRSPKGEEAFSFETHVLDPSKNVTAQGQGEKERPPTCSQGRSEKKKTEVCLFCKEEHQLDECKKFAEKPHKERKDFFYKKFLCLGCASSSQHQVSSCKNRLKCRTCSGNHPTCLHIQKTPKESITNCTNVCTIPEQEGGSDHAMIVPVWVRQVSQPSKEVLQYAVLDDQSNVSFVSQSLCEKLDLQGPPTDLLLTTVQERNVHVPSNRICGVEVLDFRREHAVKLPMMFKRDIIPASRSQIPKASVARKWEHLCPIADELMPYNPSVEISLLIGNNCPSIVRPREVLVGGEDDPYGQRSLMGWGIIGKVCKSTGEANHKEGVCNKVMVKETHEHFAFTTKVKEIINPQKIIKILESDFTESSANTKPCSAEDRRFLNILENGIVKRSDGHYEMPLPLKTDKPSLPFNRELAVKRWHQLLARFKRNPKFLEDYRLFMKDVIALCAEEVPPDRHGVQDGMVNYVPHTGVYHPKKPDQIRVVFDCSAQYEGVSLNDHLLQGPDLMNTLLGILCRFRQENVAFMTDIKSMFHQFMVSEEHRDLLRFLWWKDGNPANEVTEYRMKVHLFGAGSSPGCANFGLKRAADDGKKEFGEEAAEFIRQDFYVDDGLKSVPTVERAVTLIKASQGICAKAGLRLHKISSNKREVLEQIPAEDRAKGLKELDLKVDPLPLERALGVVWCIENDSFQFRIELRDRPLTRRGVLSTISSIYDPSGFVAPVTLKGKQVLQQMCRDKLDWDSPIPESLYTHWEKWRQDVLNLDQLQIQRCFKPENFGQVKASELHHFSDASVEGYGQCSYLRLINVEDKAYCSLVIGKSRVAPLKQITVPRLELAAATVSANVSEFLRRELSYTDIKEHFWTDSKIVLGYVNNEAKRFHVYVANRVQQIRDVTNPSSWLYVSTELNPADHASRGLTASQLLQGTNWLTGPLFLWKSGTFQPEKIEEFQVTESDPELAACAEGNSFVSTTEEQTGK, from the exons ATGTCCGTCAACAAAGAAGCAAGACCCGAAGACCAGGTCAATGTGGCGCTGGAAGAAGAAACTGATGAATCAAGGAAGCGTTTCCTGACGGAGAAAGGGTATACGTATCAACTCAACTTGAAAACAAGTAActtgaaaactaagaaatgtgaaCTGGTGAAGCGAATGAGAGGTACTCTACTGAAGCGAGGTCAGTCAACTAAACTAGTAGAATTTAAGAAAGAATTCAGCGAAGCTCAGATTTTGTATTGCGAATTTCAAGACATGGTTGAAGAGATTAAGGTTTTTGCGAACCCAGATGAGAATGtggaaaatattgaaagaatGGTTGATCAAGTTGGCAGAGAATGGTCAAATTTTGAGTGTGACATTAGATCAGAGATAAAGTTTCTGGAATTTGTCGAACACCACGTGGATGATTCAATCTCTGAAGCATCCAAAAGGTCCAGTCGAGCATCCAAGAAAAGTAGTAGGTCAAAAATAAGTTCCAATGATAATGTTGAAGAAGATAGGTTTCAGTTACAAAAGGAGGAAGCTGCCTTAAAGGCTAAACTGGCCTATATAGAGAAGGAACGGTTACTGAGATTAGAACACAGAAAGACTGAGTTGACCAAATTagaacaagaaagaaagttggaaGAGCTAAGATTACAAAGTGAACTTGCTCAGAATCAAGCAAAGCTTAATGTATGCATGTCAGCAGATAAAGTAGAACTGTTTGATGATCAGGATCTAAACTCGATTCCCCCCGCTGATAAAGTCAAGGACATGGACAAATTCCTTAATTCAATTCCAGTCACAAGTAAGAGTGATCTCTCTCCTGGTCAGCAAGAACCTATCTACTCTTCAACTCAGTTAAGTGGAGCCCAACCCACTTTCAGTCTTCCGCGTGTAGAAAATGGAGTGCACAGTACGTTAAGCCCCAGTGCCACACCCTTTCAACCACACTCTGTCGTCTTAGAAAAGTGTATGGACAAATTAGTGGAAACAAGTAGTATGTTGGTGGCAGCTACTATGGAGCAGAACCTAGTGAACAGGCAACTAGCAATCTCAGGGCAACTGCCTAAGATTTCAATCCCAGTTTTTAGTGGAGATCCTTTGGAGTATCCTACATGGAACAGTTCCTTCAGTGCCCTTATTGATTCCAAACCAATGGACGCGCAGACAAAATTGAACTTCCTACATCAGTACATCTCAGGAAAGCCCAAACAAGTTGTTGATCAGTATATGTTAATTGGTACTGAAGATGCCTATCAGTCTGCGAGAAAGTTGTTAAAGGAAAGGTATGGTAACTGCAATGTAGTAGGGACAGCCTTTATGAACAAACTGGAGAACTGGCCTAAGATTGGCGTAAGAGATGCGGAGGCCCTAAGAGATCTTTCTGACTTCCTGCAAAAGATAATTGCCGCCAGAGAAACTACTCCTAGTCTTGCTGTCTTAGACTTTGCGAAGGAGAACGTTAAAACTCTAAACAAGTTGCCATTTCAAATTCAGAATAAGTGGAGAGGAATAGTACAACAGTGTAGAGTCTCAAAAGGAAATGGTACTTACCCTACCTTCTCTGAATTTGCTTCATTTGTGAAAGAGTGTGCAGAGAGAGCGAACATTCCCGAACTTGAGGAGCTGTCCAAAACCAAAGAGTTTGTTAGGCCTAGAGGACCATTCAGACGCTCACCAAAAGGCGAGGAGGCCTTTTCCTTCGAAACTCATGTATTGGATCCAAGCAAGAACGTGACTGCCCAGGGTCAAGGTGAAAAGGAGAGACCCCCAACCTGTTCGCAAGGGAGGAGCGAGAAGAAAAAGACCGAAGTATGTCTGTTTTGCAAGGAAGAACATCAGCTAGACGAGTGTAAAAAGTTTGCAGAGAAGCCGCACAAGGAAAGGAAGGACTTCTTCTATAAGAAATTTCTTTGTCTTGGATGTGCCTCTAGCAGTCAACATCAAGTATCCTCCTGTAAGAACAGACTTAAATGTCGCACGTGTTCTGGAAATCACCCTACATGTCTCCATATTCAGAAAACTCCCAAGGAAAGTATTACGAACTGTACAAATGTTTGTACCATCCCAGAGCAAGAGGGCGGCTCGGATCATGCCATGATTGTACCTGTTTGGGTTAGACAAGTTAGCCAACCCAGTAAAGAAGTCTTACAATATGCAGTGCTAGATGACCAGTCCAATGTGAGTTTTGTGTCGCAAAGTTTGTGTGAAAAATTGGACTTGCAAGGCCCACCAACCGACTTGCTGCTGACAACAGTGCAAGAGagaaatgtacatgtaccaagCAACCGTATTTGTGGAGTTGAGGTGTTGGATTTTAGAAGGGAGCATGCTGTGAAGCTACCCATGATGTTCAAGCGAGATATCATCCCAGCCAGTCGGTCGCAGATTCCAAAAGCCAGTGTTGCCCGGAAATGGGAACATCTGTGTCCTATTGCTGACGAGCTCATGCCCTACAATCCAAGTGTGGAAATCTCCTTGCTGATTGGCAATAATTGCCCTAGTATCGTCAGACCCAGAGAAGTCCTAGTGGGAGGTGAAGACGACCCTTACGGCCAAAGATCTTTAATGGGGTGGGGTATAATCGGCAAGGTGTGCAAATCTACAGGTGAAGCCAACCATAAGGAAGGAGTGTGCAACAAGGTGATGGTCAAAGAAACCCATGAACACTTTGCCTTTACGACAAAGGTGAAAGAGATTATCAACCCACAGAAGATTATTAAGATTCTTGAGTCAGACTTTACAGAAAGTTCTGCAAATACCAAGCCCTGTTCAGCTGAAGACAGGAGATTCCTCAACATCCTTGAGAATGGTATTGTGAAGAGATCGGATGGGCACTACGAGATGCCTCTCCCTTTGAAGACAGACAAACCGTCTCTACCCTTCAACCGCGAACTAGCTGTCAAGAGATGGCACCAACTTTTAGCAAGGTTTAAGAGAAACCCCAAGTTTCTGGAAGATTATCGCTTATTCATGAAAGATGTGATTGCTTTGTGTGCAGAAGAGGTACCACCGGACCGCCATGGAGTTCAGGATGGAATGGTTAACTATGTACCACACACCGGTGTTTACCACCCAAAAAAACCAGACCAGATCAgggttgtttttgattgttcgGCCCAGTATGAAGGGGTGTCCCTGAACGATCACTTGTTACAAGGACCCGACCTCATGAACACTCTTCTGGGGATCCTGTGCAGATTCAGACAAGAAAATGTTGCGTTTATGACTGACATTAAGAGTATGTTTCATCAGTTTATGGTGTCAGAGGAACACAGAGATCTCCTGCGCTTTTTGTGGTGGAAGGATGGGAATCCTGCAAATGAAGTGACTGAGTATAGGATGAAGGTTCATCTTTTCGGTGCTGGTAGTTCACCTGGCTGCGCAAATTTTGGTCTGAAGAGAGCAGCAGATGATGGGAAGAAAGAGTTTGGTGAAGAAGCTGCTGAGTTTATACGACAGGACTTTTATGTGGATGATGGACTAAAATCAGTCCCTACCGTGGAGCGAGCTGTTACACTGATAAAAGCAAGTCAAGGCATTTGCGCCAAGGCCGGCCTGAGACTGCACAAAATTTCATCAAACAAAAGAGAAGTTCTTGAACAGATTCCGGCCGAAGATCGCGCCAAAGGATTAAAGGAGCTAGACTTGAAGGTTGATCCACTGCCCTTAGAACGTGCCTTAGGAGTAGTGTGGTGCATTGAGAATGACAGTTTTCAATTCCGCATCGAGCTGCGTGACCGTCCCCTAACGCGACGTGGCGTACTTTCCACAATCAGTTCAATCTACGATCCTAGTGGTTTCGTTGCCCCAGTTACcttgaaaggaaaacaagttttgcaGCAAATGTGCCGAGACAAGCTTGATTGGGACAGCCCAATTCCAGAGAGTTTGTATACTCATTGGGAGAAATGGCGTCAGGATGTTCTGAATCTCGATCAGCTGCAAATTCAACGTTGTTTTAAGCCGGAGAACTTTGGGCAGGTCAAAGCCAGCGAGTTGCATCATTTCTCAGATGCTAGTGTAGAGGGTTATGGACAGTGCTCGTACCTTCGACTAATCAATGTGGAGGACAAGGCGTACTGTTCCCTTGTCATTGGGAAATCTAGAGTGGCCCCGTTAAAGCAAATCACTGTGCCGAGGCTAGAATTGGCTGCAGCTACTGTTTCAGCAAACGTGAGTGAATTTCTTCGTCGAGAATTGTCTTACACGGACATTAAGGAACATTTCTGGACAGACAGCAAAATCGTCCTTGGTTATGTTAACAACGAAGCTAAGAGGTTTCATGTGTATGTGGCAAATCGTGTGCAGCAGATTCGTGACGTCACTAACCCGAGTTCTTGGTTGTATGTCAGCACTGAACTTAATCCTGCTGACCATGCCTCGCGAGGCCTTACAGCGTCACAGTTATTACAAGGAACCAACTGGCTAACTGGACCCTTATTTCTTTGGAAGAGTGGAACTTTCCAGCCTGAGAAGATAGAAGAATTTCAAGTGACCGAAAGTGATCCTGAA CTGGCAGCATGTGCTGAAGGCAATAGCTTTGTGTCTACGACTGAAGAGCAAACTGGCAAGTAG